In a single window of the Euleptes europaea isolate rEulEur1 chromosome 4, rEulEur1.hap1, whole genome shotgun sequence genome:
- the RPS6 gene encoding 40S ribosomal protein S6 produces the protein MKLNISFPATGCQKLIEVDDERKIRTFYEKRMTAEVSADTLGEEWKGYVVRISGGNDKQGFPMKQGVLTHGRVRLLLSKGHSCYRPRRTGERKRKSVRGCIVDANLSVLNLVIVKKGEKDIPGLTDTTVPRRLGPKRASRIRKLFNLSKEDDVRQYVVRKPLNKEGKKPRTKAPKIQRLVTPRVLQHKRRRIALKKQRTQKNKEEAAEYAKLLAKRMKEAKEKRQEQIAKRRRLSSLRASTSKSESSQK, from the exons ATGAAG CTGAACATCTCCTTCCCAGCCACTGGCTGCCAGAAGCTCATTGAAGTGGACGATGAGCGCAAGATCCGCACCTTCTACGAGAAGCGGATGACTGCCGAGGTCTCTGCAGATACCCTTGGTGAGGAATGGAAG GGATATGTGGTCCGCATTAGTGGTGGCAATGACAAACAAGGCTTCCCCATGAAACAAGGAGTTCTGACTCATGGACGTGTCCGCCTGCTGCTCAGCAAGGGCCACTCATGTTATCGCCCCAGGAGAACTGGAGAAAGGAAACGCAAATCTGTTCGGGGTTGCATTGTTGATGCCAACCTTAGTGTCTTGAATTTGGTCATTGTAAAGAAAG GAGAAAAAGATATTCCTGGACTAACTGACACCACTGTGCCTCGTCGACTTGGTCCCAAAAGAGCCAGCCGAATCCGCAAGCTATTCAATCTCTCCAAAGAAGATGATGTTCGTCAATATGTTGTGAGAAAACCATTGAACAAGGAAG GCAAGAAACCTCGGACCAAAGCACCCAAGATACAACGTTTGGTAACTCCCAGAGTTCTGCAGCATAAGCGCAGGCGTATTGCCCTAAAGAAGCAGCGTACTCAGAAGAACAAGGAAGAGGCTGCTGAATATGCCAAGCTTCTGGCTAAGAGAATGAAG gaAGCAAAAGAAAAACGGCAGGAGCAGATAGCAAAGAGGCGTAGACTTTCTTCCCTGAGAGCCTCCACATCTAAATCTGAATCAAGCCAGAAGTAA